The Camelus dromedarius isolate mCamDro1 chromosome 23, mCamDro1.pat, whole genome shotgun sequence nucleotide sequence TTCATTATTAAACTTCTTAGAGTTAATTATGTTTATTGCACCAGTCCTCTCTGAAGGAGACTTGGGAACTGTCTTTTTTGTCCTTAATTAGGAAATCATAAAATGCAATTCTGAGGCCATGGGCACTGTTTTCCTTTGCTCAGTAAGACTGACCCATTATTGaacaaaaaattctcttggcaccagttaaaaaattttaactttactaTTAAACTGTAAAAGGATATTCTATTAAATAGCAGATCAGCTGTTCTCCTTAACTCCTGGTTCCTCATTTTACATGTTTAAGggcagaaaacaaacttttcttttaaaataacaaagttgTCTTATAGGGTTATAAATGTCCTTTTAGTGTGCTAGGGCTTCTATAAGAAAATACTGCaagctgagtggcttaaacaacagaaatttattgtctcccagttctggaggctgcaggtCTGAGATGGGGGGACTGCAGGGTTGGTCCTCTCGAGGTATATGAGGGGGCGTCTATTACAACCCTCTCTCCTTAGcctgcagatggctgccttctccccatTCGTGTCTGACTCTGTGTccaatttccccctttttatagggacaccagtcatactggattaggacccaccctgaTGACTTCACTTGAACTGTAACCCTCTAAAGACCCTATCGCCAagtaaagtcacattctgaagcaCTGGGGGTCAGGACCCCAACATTATCTCTTTTGAGAAGAACACAATGCAACCCACAATGAATGTCATCATGGAAGATGCCCTACAATGTGAGTTTCTGGCCCGGCAAcatttttgatttattaaaaagagCTGGAATTATCTTTGCAaccaattttccttttttatttttttccctacattttaAGCAGAGAAGATAAACATggtctcaaaatatataaagtaaaaatgatcaaaatcaCAGAGAAATAGACAAGACCATAATCCTAATAGGAGATTTTAATACATATCTCTTTCAGTAACTTACAGAACAAGCAAATGAAAACTTAAGGACATGATACCAGGAAAGAATAATTAAGAAACTTGACTCAGTGGACAAAtacagaacactccacccaagTACTTTagaatattcttctttttcaagcacACATGAAATAGCTAAAGAAATTGACTATAAACTGGCCCATGAAACAAATCTCATCAAAgttcaaatgaataaaatcatacaGACTAGGGAGAATATATTATTGACCCTAATACAGGTAAGCcagaaatgaataatgaatgataACCAGAAACTTCtcatatatttggaaatttagCACACATTCTAAAAACCtatggtcaaagaagaaatcataacagaattaaaaaaatattttgaattggaCAATATGAAAATATTACAAATCAAATTTTATACAATTTAGCTAAAGAAATCCTTAGAAGGAGATGTAGAGCCTTAAAGACATGGTAGAAACGAAGACTGAAAATTCATGAGCAACCATCCTATCCATCTAGAGAAGTTATAAAAGGACTAAGAAATAAGTACAAGAAagtgaatttaaatataaaacagaaacagactcatagatatagaatacaaactcgtgGTTGCCTTCCAAgggcagactgggagtttgaaatttgtagatactgacaggtatacatagaatagataaacaagtttatactgtctagcacagggcaatatacacaagatcttgcggtagctcactgtgaaaaagaatgtgaaaatgaatatatgtatattcatgtatgagtgagaaattgtgctgtacaccagaaattgacacaacattgtaaactgactataactccattaaaaaaaaagaaataagtacaagaaaagtagaagaaatgaaatagtaaagataagagcagaaattaatgagaCAGAAAATACATGTACAGTAGagaatcaataaaacaaaaaagttaaggGCTAATAAAATTAACAAGCCTCTGGTGAgaggcttaagaaaaaaaaaagacaaaacaaatatccaagataaagaatgaaaaaagagcCCACAGTACAGATCCTGCACACATTAAACATAGGGTCAGGGAAGAACCTTAGAAACTCCTTCAGACAGAAATTCCTAATGTCTtgttctccccactccccagcttTGAGACTGCCAAAATTGCCGCTTAAAATAAGTGGGTTGATGGCTAGACCTTGGAAACATTCATCCTATAGGTTTCTTGGGAGCAATAATATGGGAGCCATCTCCTAATTAGTAACGCAAATGAGGGCCACAGGAAGTTCCTACAATTACATTTTGGGGATAATTTTCCAGTCTCCTTTaaatcagttctttttttctcacgAAAATGTAATTGATTCTCCCAAGACAATAGACCAATTTTGAATTTCTCTCTAGCAGTGGTGGAATCAGAGCAAGGTGCAAACAAAAATGCTATTATGAAGCCAAATGTTACGGAAATCTAAATTAATTTGTCCCTGAATAATCAAAGTTCTTTTTATTATATGGGCATAACTTGAAATAAGGGAGCCATTAGCAAAAGGCTGGTAACTTTATATAGAAGTGATAATGGACTTAAACATACATAACTCAGCAATATGCAACCTTTGTATTGTTAAATTACCTTATAAACTTTGAGGGAATTTCCAGTTTTATCCTTGCATCAATCAAGAGAATAGCCAATGACTTATCACTGCAGAATATTTGGGTTCAAAAAGACATCACTTTTGGTTCTACTCAACTAAACTGACATTTCcataaaattagaaacacataTTATGAGAATGAGAAACATTAGTTTTCTGTTGAGAAGTATTTCTTTTGGAAGCTCTGATTCAAATTTGCTTTAGTATGTCCATAAACTGAGACAGCTGGAGAGTTGGAGCAGGTCTGACTTGCCAGGTGCTTCACAGTATATGGATTGGTTCCATCAGAGAAGTGAAAAACTTcaggtttgttttgctttttggaaaaagcaaaagctacagaaaagtttaaagaataataGAGCAACACTCACATATCACATACCCAGAACTAACCAAAAGTAacatttactaatattttcttcagatctctcctttttttttaatttttaatttttttagtggggaggaattaggtttttaaatttatttttattttaacggaggtactggggattgaacccaggacctcatgcatgctatgcacacactctaccactgagctatgccctcccctctccgGGTCTCTTGATCtctgtttttttggggggaagggcaAAGAAATAAACTTTACAAATTAAGTTTAAACTCCATATAATCCCTTTTCTGGTGCTTGTCTCCTCCGTCCCTCCCCAGAGGCAAGCACCATGAACTTGCTGTCTGGgaagtgcttttgtttttaagacagaTTTAAATATCCATAAATAAGACAATGGTTAGTAGTGTAGCTTTGTCCTGCAACtgtctttttttcactcaacattttcTAAACTTATCCATGTAGATATTTACAGCTCTCTTTCACTCATTTTAACCGCTGTTTAGTATCCCATCATatgaataaaacacaatttatcttttttcttactgATGGAAGTTCAAAATGTTTCCAAAGTTTTGCTATTACAAATCACACTGCAGTTAATATTCTTATACATCTCATCATGTGTGTTTGAATTTCTTAAGGACGGTGGTCTCCTCCTTTGCTCATCAGGCTGCCCTATCAAGCAAACATTTAACCGCCTATCTGCAATATTCCTATGcttatttataaatcatataaatGTACCATTATGCCAATATACAATGGCCACTATAAGAtgtaaactttttcttaaaagataaaataaataaatacaaagtactattattttctttcctacacCCCATTTGAATTGCTGGGATGGAGGACATAAACATTTCATCTTTACTTATATTATTATCATATTATATTATTACTATCATGTCACAATACAATAtgacattattattactattactcaCCAAAGGACTGTACAATTTGCATCCTTTTTAGCAGAGTAagaaaatttccatttccctgctACCTTACTAACACTTGATATAAACAGATGCTTTACAcattctattttgaaaaaaatttcaaaccagCTGAAAAGTTGCGAGAATGTCACATGACTTCCTGTACAAGCTTCAGCTAGATTCACCAATTATTCATACTTtgctacatttattttctttctccgtctctctctctcttctttcctccctctgctccttcccttcatctgcatttatattttatttccataattttttcctgaaccatttgaaaataagttgaaGAAAGTATGACCTGTCAGTCCTAAGTACGCCCACATGTAGCTCCCAAGAACAAAGGCATCCGCTTATGTAACCTTGGAACAATGATCAGATTCAGGAAACAATGCTCAGAAAGAACTGTAACATTTCACTGATTTTCCCAGTTGAGTTCTTTTAAGTAGTTTTTTTCTGACCCAGCACACACGTTACCTTCAGTCTTCTTTAACCGGAAACTACTCCTTAGCTGTCCTTCCTTTTTTGTGACATTGACATATTTGAGGCCAGTTATTTTGTCTCCTGTTCCTAAATTGGGGGTTGCCTGGTGGCTTACACGTGACTAGATTGGGTTATGCACTTTTGGCAGGAATACTGTATAAGTGATGTTGTGTTCTTCTCAGTGAATCACAACAGGAggttgtcagatttttttttttttaagtttcgcCACTCTGATGCACAAGGAatgaaattgcattttattttgtggAAGGTTAAGTAAGCATCTTCTCCTCAGCAATTCGTGTTTCTtcttttagaattgttttttaaaataatctttgactacttttctttttcttatattatttgcatttaatttacttacaaGAATTTTGTCATACCAAAtgaatcaacattttttttccttcctgacaaACTGCAACAGAAACAACATGAACCTATTGACCTTCAGTAAACCTAGGTGCAATAAAAGACGTGTCTGTGTTGATCAGACCGACAAGCTTAAGCTACCTTCAGTAtcagatattaatttaatattgaatatttcctagaTCACATGAGCCTGAAGTTTGTTGTCCAGCGTCTTTTACACTTAGGAGTATTTAATTCAGTAGgtgcttacttttaagtcaattaaatagagctcttttacatgTTGATTTTTACGTAAAGACAGAACCAGAGAACTCCCAGTTTTtctatgagtttaaaaaaaagcctttttccttgagagcccaggtaggtcatttacatctcaaaggcaccgaaagagaaagacaaattcctcCTCTAAGGGTTTATGCAAAACCTAATCATCTCGGTTATTTTCAGGGACTTTTTCCCCCTAGTTCCCAAATACCCACtccagtttaaagaaataacagtaatagataataatatatatattatttactcCCATTCAGATGCCTTCACTTTCAGTGAAActaggaagagagaacaggatttggactcaggtacCAAAACCCCCCACCAAGATAAAAGCAAAATTGCATGAGGCCCACTTCAATATAACAGCAAAACCATTAGGGTCATTGTTCTCCAGAGCTCAGGGATACTGAGGTCACAgtgttacaattaaaaaaatattttcttttatttctgggaGCACAGCTGAAGATTGTACAAAATATACACTAAGAGGATCATATATAAGATGGAACAGAGCCCTGATCATCCCTAGTTAATTATTCATGGCCAATGTTATCAAAGATCAAGCAAACAGCAATTCAGAATGGTCTCTCAGGGTCACAGTTCTCTCCCAAAAGGGGAACTGCTACCCAATGCCCTGTCAATCCTAAAAGGGAGACCCCTAACCAGTGTCCCatcagagatgaagctgaatgaAAGACCAAGACTAGAAAGGGAACATCTCAACCAACGCTTCACCACAGACGAGGCCAATGCAACAGGGAAGGAGACCCTGGTGTCGTCACACGTGAGCCCAGTTATTGAAAGACGTCTCAAGTGACCAACGCAGGTTctaacacacacatgcaaacaacaaacaaaagatCAGACAAGGTGTAGCCCCCAAAtcccacttccactcccagatgGAGGCCTCCAGACAGACGGGCCCAGCTCTCAAAAGAAAACGGACCAAGAGTGGCTCTCAATGAGCCCAGAATGGCTCACTCCCTGCAAGGGAAGCGGGCCCAGATGGAGCAGGTGGAATTTTCCCACTCTGTGCAAGCTGGAGTGGCTCACCCCAAAACGATACACACAAAAATGCAAACAACAAACAGGCCACAGTCGCACGATCAGAGGAGGTGTAGTTTAAGAATTCCACTTCAACCCCCAAAAGGAGGCCTCCAAACAGACAGGCCCAGCTCCTGAAAGAGAACAGACCCAGAAGGGCTCACTTCTCAGTGGGAATGAGCCCAGATGGAGTGGAGAGAATTCCCAGTCTGCTGGAGCTAGAGCGGCTCACCCTTAGGCGGCTCTGAATGCAGACCGTAGCTCCAGGCGTTTCTAGGCTCCAAAGAGTCTCATGCTGTAGGGCGCTGGTGCCTGCTGGGGACAATCCCTCTGGGGTTCCCCGGAGTGAAGTgagctctggcagctgctgggaccccaggaagGGGCTGCCCCGGGCCAGGGTTGACCTGCCCCAGGTACAGACTCCTGCGGTGGCTTGCCAAAATTGTTCCtgaaggcaagttcatgtgccgGCTGCACCATGAGGCCAAGCAAATGGGAAACATcaaagtttggagcagagaaaggtttactgcagggctaaggaaggaggatggggtggcccATGCGCCCAAAAACCCcaactccccaaagggtttcagcaaagcatatttaaaggccaggtaaggaaGGAGGGTTGCAGTGCATGGGATgagctcgtgcacaattctctgattggttgatgtagaggtaacagggcggtcaacactaCCAACCCCtgggcgccagaaggtctggggccaTGCTTTCTCAGTCAtcaggtagttaatttcttccctttggtggtggttttaagcatctgaaaaactcaggaaatacacacaagatactattatctgggtgcttcagagagaagctaaagcagaggatatgggggatgGGTCTGACCCTGGAAAGCCCCACAGGGTCTTGCTCAGTTACAACAATTagcttaagaaaaaagaacacaaagaaaaagaatggtaATTTCAGTCTTCAAGTATTTCATTGATTATCCAGAAAAAATATGCTAGCCTTTACTCTCTTCATAGACACAAGGTTATGACTGATTTTTATGACTCCTCCACCAGTCTAATGCCTTTGCATTCAAAGTTCCTCTCCCAGTAGGATGACTCACACTTTTTATTACCCCATCATTATCATTCCTGTTTTGCCAATTCTGATGCAGAAGCTGAAGGCAAGGTCGTATCACTGGAAAATGATGGGGATGGGACCAGGAACCCACCACTGGCTCTTAGTGTGAGACCCAGAAAATGGCTGACTCTGTTGTTTGGATATGCAGCTGTAACTAAGGGAATTAACACACAAAGCCTCTAGGCGTGCAGTCAGAGCTGTAAGGTTACCTTCATCAAACAAGGCATGACGACCTTTATACCACTTCACTTTGGCCCCCATATGTGAAGCATGAGAACACTatttagcagtcactccctgaATCCATACCAGCTGCTATCCAAGGGAAATTCAGATCTGGCAGGCTTTGGTGGCAACTTCAGAAATACGCTAAAGCTATCCTCAAAAGGAGGGCACGATGCCTTCTTGCGGAATACCTTATCTGACTCTGGCAAGATTAGAAGTGGCTGTTTGCCCCTGAGCATCAAGGGACCTCTGCGAAGTCATGGATTCCTCCCAGCTGAGGTCCAGAGCTAAGAACTACGGGCTCTAAACTGTATGAAATCAAGTATGTgtcaatacatttttaagaatggCTGTTCGTAGTGCAAATTTCAAATAACCTTGGTAGAGAATCATTGTGAGTCATGTTGTTTTCCAAGTCTGGTTTTAATGACTGCGAAACACAGACAAGCTGGCTGGCGCTTGGGCAAAGGGCACTCTATTTTACTTACTTCATATCAGAGCTCATGATCCTGGTAAATTTAAATGAACCTAAAAGGTTGCCTGAACCATGGTCAGGCCCATAGGGAGAAATTTTGAGTATCTCTCTGTAAATGGGCGGATTCCTCTGTAAATACAGCATGTGATGGAAGCTCCCAGGTGGAAACAGGAAGAGAAGTGGCCAGAGAGGAGGCACATAAATTTTGCCAGGGAAACTCAGGGAAGCTTCAGTTACTAAACTCCAGGGTAAAGAGGAGCGTGCCTCCTTTTCAGATGCTAAGGATTTTCTGGGCTTCTAGGATAACTGGTTCCTAAATGTAGGAGACAAACGCCCTTCTCTTTAAGATAAAGGCCTTCTCTAATCCAAAGCTAAGACTCAGAAAGACAGTCCCCAGAGTAAATTCATATCATTAGGAGAGTGAAACGCTGGGCCACCTGGCTGGGTGTGAGTTACCCCCAGATATACTTTGTTGCTTTGGAAAGAGTCCCTCATAGAGAGCACTCCGGGGGAATTTCTTTATTCATGTAAAAACTGAACAGCGCCTTTCTCTGAAAAGGGCCAGCCCCTGATGCCTTTTCAGTATTTGCATGTGGCTTTGAGGGCAGGGTGGGCCAGTCTTTTTCTCACTGTGTCCCTGGACCCCAACACACTGCCCAGCATATAATTCTATACTTTCCGACTGAGACGCCCCAACCAAAACACTCAACCCTTGATCAGCTCTGGCTACTTTCTCTTATCCTTTTCCAATGGAGTTTGACCTCTGAGATACAGCGGAAAGACTGACCTAAAACGGCGAATCTGCGTGCTTCCCCTCAACCCCATTACTTTCTATATGGGGGATCAAATATATAAATCAGTCGGGCCACccgcttttttgtttgtttttgtttttgagagcgGATGAGAATTTTATACTAGTAAGAGTTACAAATGCAGATGTAAGTTGTAAAAGACCCCACGTCACTGGGGATGGATTATAGAGCCGAGGCCAATGTCTCCGCGGTCAGCAGCAGCCGCGCACACGCCGGAGTGCCCCAGGAATGCCAGGAGCCATGGGAAGTGGTTCGTGCACATGGTCTCCCTTCAGTTTCAGGGCAGGCCTGAGAGGTAAGGTGTCTTACGTCACCTTACACACGGGGAAGCAGTCCCAGTGAGGTCAGCAGTGGGAGCGGAGGCTGGGAGGCGACCCACTGGGAGGAGAGGCTGGCCAGAGGGGCTAGGTGGCCACACCATGTGACAGAGTGGGCTCGTCCGTGGAGGAGGGTTCCACGCAACGAGGTCGGCCGCGTCTTCGCCTTCCCTGAGAGTGAACTGATGGAGCCCTCACTCGTCAGAGGAGCAGGGGATGGGCTCCTTCTTGCAGCTGCGGTGCCTGGCGCGGTGTCGTTGGAGGTGGTTGGACCGGGTGAAGGCCTGGCCGCAGTCCTCACACTGGTAGGGCCTCTCGCCGTTGTGCACGCGGATGTGCTGGGCCAGCTCCGAGGCGACGCGGAAGGCCCTGCCGCACTCGGCGCAGAGGAAGGCCTTCTCCCCGGAGTGGATCTGCTGGTGCCGCTTCAGGGTGGAGGAGCGGGCGAAGGCCTGGCCGCACTGCGGGCAGGGAAAGGGCCGCTCGCCGGTGTGGATGCGCTGGTGGCGCGCCAGGCGCGAGGGCTGCGCGAAGGCCACGCCGCAGTCGGCGCACTTGAAGGGCCTCTGGCCGGTGTGCAGCGTCTGGTGCTCGATCAGGTTGGAGGATTTGGTGAAGCACTTGCCGCAGGTGGAGCAGGGGAAGGGCCGCTCGCCCGAGTGCACGCGCTGGTGCTCCATCATCCGGCTGGCCACGGCGAACTCCCGGTCGCAGGTGGGGCAGCGGAAGGGCTTCTCGCCCAGGTGCGTGCGCTGGTGGCGCAGCAGCGACAGCGGCTTGTTGAAGGTCAGGCCGCACTCGGCGCACGGGAAGGGCTTGTCGTTGCTGTGCATGTTGCGCTGGTGCTTGCGCAGGTCGGAGGAGCGCACGAACGCCTTCCCGCAGTCCGGACACGGGTAGGGCTTCTCGCCCGTGTGCGTGCGGATGTGCTTGCGGTGGTCCGAGGACCAGGTGTAGGCCTTGTCGCAGAAGGGACACTGGTAGGGCCGTTCGCCCGTGTGCAGGCGCTGGTGCTGCTGGAGCGTGCCCCGGTGGGAGTAGGCCTTCCCGCACAGCTCGCACGCGTAAGGCTTGGCACCCGGCGTCTGCGTGGGGCTCATCGGGTGGCTGGGCTTCTGGAAGGCCCGCCCGCCCCGCAGGCACTTGTAGGGATGAACCTCCCCTCGCCTGCCCTCCCCTGCGCCCCCCGGTTCCTGGCCCTTCAGGCCCTTTTGCACTTCGGCCAGCACGGCCTCTGCCAGGCTGGCCGGGGTGGCTGACCCCTGGGCTGGTGTGTGTGCCTCCTGCGTGGAGAGGTCCCAACTGCCCCCTACCTTTGGGACACACACCAGAGAGGAGCTGTCTGGGGGCTTGTCTACACCTTTCTGTGCACAGAAATACTTACCAGAACCAGGGAAGTTGGATGGGACACCCAAGGCAGCGTTCAGGTTTGCCCTGGAGTCTCCATCATTGCCGGCAGGTAATGAGCCCCTAAGAGATTGTGTCCGACTGAACCACGTGTGTGAGAGGCCCCTGGGGAGGGCACTCAGAATCATGCTTGCTCCAGTGGAGTCTTGGGTCGGCGTGATCTTTGTCTCATCTCTTTCCCCCCTGGTCTTCCCAGGCACTGTCATGGGGTTCTTTCCCATGCCCTGGGCACTGCAGGAGTCAgagaatttctcttctttcttgcgGGGTTGATGCTGCCATGGCAAGTCAGGGTTGTCTTCAGTCACTTGGGAGCTGCCCCTTGGACAGGCTTGGTGATCAGGGCCACCAGTGCCCTTTTTGTCTCCTGCCCCTCCACCAGCCTCGTCCTTACTGTCTAAGTTCACGCACAGCATCTGGGGGGCATAAGCTTCCTGAGTCAACCTGCAGAGAGGAGACACCTGGCCCCACTGGTCCTGTGGCTCCATCTGTGCCATTGTGTTCAGGCCCTTCTAGCCCTGCTCCTCCAAGATGGACTTCCGCTGGGCTCAGGATACCTGCAAAAGGGAAAAGTACAAAGAATGGACTTAATCACCTTCCCGGCCACAGGACTGAGGTTCTCACTACTGATCTGTGTGTCCATCCGGTAGCCATGCCAGCCACATTTTTGCGCCTCACTGACGTAGGAGGAGCTGGGTTCTGCTGAAAACTCCACAGCTGCCTTTCATCCTTTGGAGGTCCCACTTGCTGGAAGCCCCAGGAGATGATGCTGTCAGGATGGCCATCTgtaccctgccctgccccagggcctcaaACCCCCAACTGCTAGCCAGGTGGGTTCTCTGTGAGCCTGGGGAAGGCTAGATAAGAGGGCAGGCGGCAAAGGTCTGC carries:
- the ZNF648 gene encoding zinc finger protein 648, with product MAQMEPQDQWGQVSPLCRLTQEAYAPQMLCVNLDSKDEAGGGAGDKKGTGGPDHQACPRGSSQVTEDNPDLPWQHQPRKKEEKFSDSCSAQGMGKNPMTVPGKTRGERDETKITPTQDSTGASMILSALPRGLSHTWFSRTQSLRGSLPAGNDGDSRANLNAALGVPSNFPGSGKYFCAQKGVDKPPDSSSLVCVPKVGGSWDLSTQEAHTPAQGSATPASLAEAVLAEVQKGLKGQEPGGAGEGRRGEVHPYKCLRGGRAFQKPSHPMSPTQTPGAKPYACELCGKAYSHRGTLQQHQRLHTGERPYQCPFCDKAYTWSSDHRKHIRTHTGEKPYPCPDCGKAFVRSSDLRKHQRNMHSNDKPFPCAECGLTFNKPLSLLRHQRTHLGEKPFRCPTCDREFAVASRMMEHQRVHSGERPFPCSTCGKCFTKSSNLIEHQTLHTGQRPFKCADCGVAFAQPSRLARHQRIHTGERPFPCPQCGQAFARSSTLKRHQQIHSGEKAFLCAECGRAFRVASELAQHIRVHNGERPYQCEDCGQAFTRSNHLQRHRARHRSCKKEPIPCSSDE